DNA from Halomonas sp. GFAJ-1:
CGCCCAGGAACACTCCGCACTGGCTGCCGCGTAGGCTGCTAGGGACTATGCCCGCGCTTTCCATGGCTTCCCAAGCAAGCTCCAGCAGCATGCGCTGCTGGGGATCCATATTCGCCGCTTCACGTGGCGAGATGCCGAAAAACGCTGCGTCAAACCCGCTGATGTCACCAAGGCTACCAGCGGAAAAAGTCACGCTGGTGCCAGGATGGCGTTTGTCTGGGTGCCAGTAGGCATCATGGCTCCAGCGATCTGGAGCCACTTGGGTGACGAGGTCTTTTTCGGCTTGCAGGTCCTGCCAGAACGTTTCAGGGGTGGTGCCGGGGAAACGATGGGCGGCGCCGATAATGGCAACGCGTTTAGTCATTCTTGCTCCTGAGGTTCTGGTTCTGCCTTGATCACATCGTTACTTATATCGCGTCCAAACACTTGTTTAAATAGCCGGACGCCAAGTTCGTTGGCTACTATCTTCTGTGGCGCGTACCCAGCAGGCGCTGGACTGGGTGTTTGTCCTACTAAATCTGTCGACCATAGCATGTAAGGCGTACTGCCCGTAGGCAGTGAATAGTGCGCGTAAGCGGCGGGCAGTATCGGCACATGATCACCGTACCATCCTAACAGCCCAGGTCTAGCGACTGAGTTTAGCGCTGTTTTAACACTGCCTAGCATTTGGTCAGCTTCACCTAAGTGGTGCAAATAGACCGCTAGATCGCGTAAGTATTCTGGCAGCGGCCAAGCAGCGTTTGGCAGTGTAGCGGCCAACCGCGCCTCATCAGGTGCTTCTAAATGCAGTGGGCCGTGATTTTCCATGGTAATGACAAATAGAAATAGCGGCCTATTATCGTCATCTTCAAGCAGGCGTCCAATCTTTCGTGCCACCGCGTGGTCACTAATATATTGGCCGTGCTTATCGTGGCTGTCGAATTCACTAACATCGATGAATGTATCAAAGCCAAGTTTGGGGAAAACCTGGTCACGCATGTAAAAGGTAGCCGGGTAAGGGTGTATGCAGACGGTGCGGTAACCCTGAGATTTAAACGCGCTGGCGATGCTTGGCAGCGGGTGCCGTGTAAGGGTGCGGTAAGGGTTAAATTGACGAGCGCCCCAGGTCTCTGGCGCAAGCCCGGTAAGCACTGCGCACTCGGTTCGCACTGTGTTAGCACCCCAAGCGGGAACCTCTAAGTCGCCGTGCTGAATGGCCTCAGCGCGGGTGGCGTCAAAATGCGCTAGCAGGGTGGAAGCAACCTCCGGGCACCAAGGGCGCGGGTCGAAAAACGACTCGCTCTGCACCAACACTACGTTAGGAAGGGTTGCGTTATCAGGTGTGCGTGACCCTGCGGCCATTTGCGTATCTGCTGCAGGCTTCTGGTGCTTTGCGATAGCACTAAAGGGCGAAGAGGCCGCTGCAGGAGGTGAAGAGCGCATGAGCGCAGTGCCGTAGGCCCACAGGCTGGAATAAAGTCCCAGGCTGTGGAGATCGGCAGCCGGCGCCAAGCTAACCGACGGTAGTTTATATAGCCCAGCCCCCACCAATAGTGCACCTAAAGCGGCGATGCCGAATGTCGCTAGTAAAAAACTAGCGCCGCTCCACTGGCTGAGTAGCGAAGACTCGAAGTACAGAAAACTGCCAATCGCAACTGCACCAGCACTGCTGGCGGCAATCGCAAGCCCAATACCAAAAAATGGCACGTAAAGCCTTGGGTGAAGAATCGCGTCCCAAAAATACTCAAAGTCGTGGCAAATAAAAGGCTCATTGAGCGTGCGGGACTTGGTATTGCTGGACTGTACGATGACCAACTGAAGCGACAAAATAAACACCACTGCAAACCAGGGGCGCTGTAATAGTAGAGTGAATAAGCCAAACAGCAGCAGCCAACTGCCTACATGGATGCTACTGGCGGCAATACCACGCTGCCAGAAGGGGCGCGGACGAGGCGTTAGCAGTGCTTCACATAACAAGCTGCCTAGCAGGCCTGCCGTTAGGGGGGCTACTAAAGCAAGTGTAAAAGAGGCCTGCATGTTAACTGCCTCCTGTGTGGTGAAAGCCAAAACGCTTTACCAGCCATTGGGAGATGCCTGCAGGTAGCACCGCAAGCCACCAGGTGCCGAAATTCAGCGGGAAAGGGAAACTCACCCGGGCGCGATTGGCACTGATGCCACGGGCAATCTTATTTGCTGCGCGCTGGGGTGACCACTCCCACGGTTTGGGGCCGGGCATTGCCTCGCTCATGGGAGAGGTGACATAGCCTGGCATGACCACTGTGACACCGATGCCGTGAGGCGCTAGCAAGCCTCTCAGGCCTTCGCCATAGGCTTTTATGCCTGCTTTGCTAGCACTGTAGCTGGGCGTGGTGGGTAAGCCATGCCAGCCTGCCAGGGAGCTGATAAACACAAGCTGACCGCTGCCTCGAGCTTGCATCGCCGGTACCAAGTGCTGGGCCATGGCAATCGGCGTCTTTAGGTTGATATCTAATAGCGCTTGAACGTCGTCCCAGGGCTCCAGCCCGCCCTCGTGAGTGGGGTGCGTGTTTTTGCCAGCGTTGGCAATGACGATATCTGGCACCTGATCAACCGATAATGCGGTTAACCATGCTTTAAGAGCAGTATCATCGGTCAGGCTGACCGATGAGAGCGTTACTTTTGCGCCTGCCATGCGACACTCCGCGGCAAGTGCTTCCAATGTCTGCTGTTGGCGGCCATGCAGTACAAGGTGGGTGTCGGGAGTGGCATAGACCTTCGCCAGCGCGCCTCCAATCGCCCCCGTGGCACCGGTAATTAAGACACAGCGTTGCTGAACTGCACGGGCAGAGACCTCGGTAGCCGAGGGGGGGGATGATCGGCCAGTGCTCAAAGCAGCTTCTCCAACGGTGAAGGGCAGGCTTCAAGTATACGCGCTGAGTTGTCCACGGCTAAATCAATGCTCGGTTGACAGTAAAACCCGCCATTCACTTGTGCGGCATGCATCACCGTGTTTTGGAAATAACCGAACAGCGTGGGGTTGGGTGCCGGAGGCTGGTGCCAGAACTCTTCCAGCGAACCTTCATAAGTGAGTCCCGCTAAATTATAGATGGGGTCACTCAGCGCAAAGGTGGGGCACCGTTTTTCAAGAGAAACAATGCCCACGGTGCTGTTAACCGTCACGGTGCCGACCGCGTGTTTGATGAGTGGATTGAGGTCGCCAGACTCTAAATAGACAATGCGCCCCTGTAGGCCGTAAAAATCCACCAGCTTTTCGATAATTTTAGGGTAATTGACTAGGCCCATATCCAGGGGGTGGTTTTTGATACACAGCAGTGCATCACTGGGGGCATGTTCGGCAAACGAGCCCATGACGTGATCCATCACCTCTTTCATATTGGCATAGGGCGAGTGGTCACGAATTTGTGCATCAGTATTGAGCTGAAGCGGCAGCATAAAATAGGGTTTGCCGCTTTCGATAAGTGATGTAATGCGTTTCGCATCTCGCTTTTTCCACTGTTTAAGTAGCGTAAAGCGCTTGATATAGCCCGCGTACTCAACCGGCGCGGTAATGGGCGCATGGTTGCGGTAGCGTGGCGCTATCAGAGGGTTAGCCAGGCCTGCCAAGTGATAGGCAACATCGTGCATCGCGCGGATTTTAAACGATGAGCGAAAGCGTACTGGCGGTGGGAGTTCAGGCAGCTTTTTTCCGGTTTCGTAAAACCAGCTGGGGTCGCGAGG
Protein-coding regions in this window:
- a CDS encoding capsular biosynthesis protein — translated: MQASFTLALVAPLTAGLLGSLLCEALLTPRPRPFWQRGIAASSIHVGSWLLLFGLFTLLLQRPWFAVVFILSLQLVIVQSSNTKSRTLNEPFICHDFEYFWDAILHPRLYVPFFGIGLAIAASSAGAVAIGSFLYFESSLLSQWSGASFLLATFGIAALGALLVGAGLYKLPSVSLAPAADLHSLGLYSSLWAYGTALMRSSPPAAASSPFSAIAKHQKPAADTQMAAGSRTPDNATLPNVVLVQSESFFDPRPWCPEVASTLLAHFDATRAEAIQHGDLEVPAWGANTVRTECAVLTGLAPETWGARQFNPYRTLTRHPLPSIASAFKSQGYRTVCIHPYPATFYMRDQVFPKLGFDTFIDVSEFDSHDKHGQYISDHAVARKIGRLLEDDDNRPLFLFVITMENHGPLHLEAPDEARLAATLPNAAWPLPEYLRDLAVYLHHLGEADQMLGSVKTALNSVARPGLLGWYGDHVPILPAAYAHYSLPTGSTPYMLWSTDLVGQTPSPAPAGYAPQKIVANELGVRLFKQVFGRDISNDVIKAEPEPQEQE
- a CDS encoding capsule biosynthesis protein CapA, giving the protein MKPKRAFLFLQGVCSPFNQRLARRLTDDGHRVVKVNFNAGDMAYWQLTHGHSHLFRDPLSELPAFIQSLWQRYAITDQIVFGDRRPVHRPAVDQAADAGVRTHVFEEGYFRPFWITLEREGVNGHSLLPRDPSWFYETGKKLPELPPPVRFRSSFKIRAMHDVAYHLAGLANPLIAPRYRNHAPITAPVEYAGYIKRFTLLKQWKKRDAKRITSLIESGKPYFMLPLQLNTDAQIRDHSPYANMKEVMDHVMGSFAEHAPSDALLCIKNHPLDMGLVNYPKIIEKLVDFYGLQGRIVYLESGDLNPLIKHAVGTVTVNSTVGIVSLEKRCPTFALSDPIYNLAGLTYEGSLEEFWHQPPAPNPTLFGYFQNTVMHAAQVNGGFYCQPSIDLAVDNSARILEACPSPLEKLL
- a CDS encoding short-chain dehydrogenase produces the protein MTGATGAIGGALAKVYATPDTHLVLHGRQQQTLEALAAECRMAGAKVTLSSVSLTDDTALKAWLTALSVDQVPDIVIANAGKNTHPTHEGGLEPWDDVQALLDINLKTPIAMAQHLVPAMQARGSGQLVFISSLAGWHGLPTTPSYSASKAGIKAYGEGLRGLLAPHGIGVTVVMPGYVTSPMSEAMPGPKPWEWSPQRAANKIARGISANRARVSFPFPLNFGTWWLAVLPAGISQWLVKRFGFHHTGGS